In Mercurialis annua linkage group LG5, ddMerAnnu1.2, whole genome shotgun sequence, a single genomic region encodes these proteins:
- the LOC126680067 gene encoding AT-hook motif nuclear-localized protein 23, producing the protein MAGLDLGTSTRYVHHQLHHRPDLHLLNQPEPEHNSFEQQPEDDGAHQGGGGLELSGRRPRGRPPGSKNKSKPPIIITRESANTLRAHILEIGNGCDVFECVANYARRRQRGICILSGAGTVTNVTIRQPAAAGAVVTLHGRFEILSLSGSFLPPPAPPGATSLTIFLAGGQGQIMGGSVVGELTAAGPVIVIAASFTNVAYERLPLDEDEQLQMQSGGGGGGSGGDGGVGNNPFPDGGSAASGGLPFFNLPMNMPPNVQLPVDGWANSGGRAQF; encoded by the coding sequence ATGGCCGGTTTAGATTTAGGTACTTCTACTCGTTATGTTCATCATCAGCTTCATCACAGACCTGACCTTCACCTCCTAAACCAGCCTGAACCCGAACACAACAGTTTTGAGCAGCAGCCTGAAGACGACGGTGCCCACCAAGGTGGCGGAGGTCTAGAGCTATCCGGTCGTCGGCCGAGAGGTCGTCCGCCTGGCTCCAAGAATAAGTCGAAGCCTCCTATAATTATAACTAGAGAAAGCGCCAACACGCTACGAGCGCACATTCTTGAAATCGGAAATGGATGCGATGTGTTTGAGTGTGTTGCTAACTATGCAAGACGACGGCAGAGAGGGATTTGTATACTGAGCGGCGCCGGGACGGTGACAAATGTTACTATTAGACAGCCGGCTGCAGCCGGAGCTGTTGTTACTCTACATGGCAGATTCGAGATCTTATCTTTATCTGGATCTTTTTTACCTCCGCCAGCTCCACCGGGGGCGACGAGCTTGACAATCTTTCTTGCCGGTGGTCAGGGGCAGATTATGGGGGGGAGCGTGGTGGGGGAGTTGACTGCAGCTGGACCGGTGATTGTCATCGCAGCGTCTTTTACTAACGTTGCTTATGAAAGATTGCCTTTGGATGAGGATGAGCAGCTGCAGATGCAGAGCGGCGGAGGCGGCGGGGGAAGTGGAGGTGACGGTGGAGTTGGGAATAATCCATTTCCTGATGGAGGATCTGCAGCATCTGGTGGGCTGCCATTCTTTAATTTACCGATGAATATGCCTCCAAACGTGCAGTTGCCGGTGGATGGATGGGCAAACTCCGGCGGTAGGGCTCAGTTTTGA